A genomic stretch from Desulfocurvibacter africanus subsp. africanus DSM 2603 includes:
- a CDS encoding Fur family transcriptional regulator encodes MCVDCDYPTLLRTAGLSPTCNRLAVLAVLTRSAAPLTTREVLDSLDASAGAAMNRVTVYRILELLAHKGVLTRLACPDRVDRYCLGVSPLHPSHAHFYCQKCGNMRCLQPDSVRLETDQDASLGQVEAAQVLLAGTCSICLSRRQ; translated from the coding sequence ATGTGCGTCGATTGCGACTATCCCACCCTGCTGCGCACGGCAGGGCTCTCGCCTACCTGCAACCGGCTGGCTGTTCTGGCCGTGCTCACGCGCTCGGCCGCGCCGCTGACCACGCGGGAAGTCCTGGACAGTCTGGACGCGAGCGCCGGCGCGGCCATGAACCGCGTGACCGTCTACCGCATCCTGGAGCTTTTGGCCCACAAAGGCGTGCTGACTCGCCTGGCCTGCCCCGATCGCGTGGATCGCTACTGTCTTGGCGTAAGTCCCTTGCATCCGAGCCATGCCCACTTCTACTGCCAGAAATGCGGGAACATGCGCTGCCTGCAACCCGACAGCGTGCGCCTGGAGACGGATCAGGACGCATCCCTGGGCCAGGTTGAGGCCGCGCAGGTGCTGCTGGCCGGCACTTGCTCCATCTGTCTATCGCGGCGGCAGTAA
- a CDS encoding permease, which translates to MNNLFGSSQIFISLAIAIVLEAAPFLLLGSFVSAVAGETSLGQRLARAAPRSRGGGILVGLFAGLVLPTCECGVVPVARRLLRQGLPSHTVITYMLAAPVVNPVVLLSTWVAFQGSWASLAARVGVVAVAAAAMGWAVAGTASAALLRGGNPFPVGLPRMDEVCGHVHGPDCGCDHDNGADGRSLPLRLARGTALEFLDMAKFLILGALAAAAVKTFMPSSLLTPLQSSLPLSVAAMMGLAVLLSICSEADAFVAASFTGFPWASQMAFVTLGPMVDLKLLAMFYGVFHHRLATALVVVPTLLVFVLCMALGLLLPGGSW; encoded by the coding sequence ATGAACAACCTTTTCGGCAGCAGTCAGATATTCATCTCCCTGGCTATCGCCATCGTCCTGGAAGCAGCTCCCTTCTTGTTGCTCGGCTCGTTCGTTTCGGCCGTGGCCGGCGAGACCTCTCTTGGCCAGCGCTTGGCCCGTGCGGCCCCTCGCTCGCGTGGGGGCGGCATTCTTGTCGGCCTGTTCGCCGGTCTGGTCCTGCCCACCTGCGAATGCGGTGTGGTTCCGGTTGCCCGGCGGCTGTTGCGCCAGGGACTGCCGTCGCACACGGTCATAACGTATATGCTGGCCGCGCCGGTCGTGAATCCAGTGGTGCTACTTTCCACCTGGGTGGCCTTCCAGGGCAGCTGGGCGAGCCTCGCGGCCAGGGTCGGCGTGGTGGCCGTGGCGGCCGCGGCCATGGGCTGGGCCGTGGCGGGCACGGCTTCCGCTGCGTTGCTGCGCGGCGGCAATCCCTTCCCCGTGGGGCTGCCGCGCATGGACGAAGTGTGCGGACACGTCCATGGACCGGACTGCGGTTGCGACCATGACAATGGCGCGGACGGCCGGTCCCTGCCCCTGCGCCTGGCCCGAGGAACGGCTCTGGAGTTCCTGGACATGGCCAAGTTCCTTATCCTTGGCGCACTGGCGGCCGCGGCGGTGAAGACGTTCATGCCCTCGTCGCTGCTCACGCCCCTGCAGTCCAGTCTGCCCCTGTCAGTGGCGGCGATGATGGGTCTGGCCGTGCTGCTGTCGATCTGCTCCGAGGCCGACGCCTTCGTGGCAGCCTCCTTCACGGGCTTTCCCTGGGCCTCGCAAATGGCTTTCGTAACCCTGGGACCCATGGTGGACCTGAAGCTGCTGGCCATGTTCTACGGCGTATTCCATCACCGCCTGGCCACGGCACTGGTCGTGGTGCCGACGTTGCTGGTTTTCGTGCTCTGCATGGCCTTGGGCCTGCTGCTTCCGGGAGGTTCCTGGTGA
- a CDS encoding prepilin peptidase, with product MTPDAAFPVLATLLGLILGSFYNVCIARYESGLSILRPRSHCPLCGRTLGPLELVPVLSWLWQRGRCKGCGERISLKYPLVELLSGLWALLLAIQFGPGWEWLGHMILGGMLLVASGIDLDNFILPDRLTLSGFPLALGFAVLRPDLALSDATWGALAGAGAFKLIQVSYKFLRGVDGLGTGDVKLMLLIGAWLGWQLVPMAVLVGSVAALPVGILYALRSKRTGQPAIVPYGPFLSLGAMACVLYGGELLRLLTP from the coding sequence ATGACACCCGACGCCGCATTTCCGGTTTTGGCCACGCTCCTGGGCCTGATCCTGGGCAGCTTCTACAATGTGTGCATCGCCCGCTACGAAAGCGGCTTGTCCATCCTGCGGCCCAGGTCCCACTGCCCGCTGTGCGGACGCACGCTGGGGCCGCTGGAGCTTGTGCCGGTGCTCAGTTGGTTGTGGCAGCGCGGCCGCTGCAAGGGCTGTGGAGAGCGCATAAGCCTCAAGTATCCCTTGGTGGAGTTGCTCTCGGGATTGTGGGCGCTGCTGCTGGCGATCCAGTTCGGTCCTGGCTGGGAGTGGCTGGGGCACATGATACTGGGCGGCATGCTGCTGGTGGCCTCGGGCATCGATCTCGACAACTTCATCCTGCCGGACAGACTGACCTTGAGCGGTTTTCCCCTGGCTTTGGGCTTCGCGGTCCTGCGGCCCGACCTGGCCCTGAGCGACGCGACCTGGGGAGCCTTGGCCGGGGCCGGCGCGTTCAAGCTCATCCAGGTCAGCTACAAATTCCTGCGCGGCGTGGATGGCCTGGGTACGGGCGACGTGAAGCTCATGCTGCTCATCGGGGCCTGGCTCGGCTGGCAACTCGTGCCCATGGCCGTGCTGGTGGGTTCCGTGGCCGCACTGCCCGTGGGCATCCTGTACGCGCTGCGCTCCAAGCGCACAGGGCAGCCGGCAATCGTGCCCTACGGCCCCTTTCTCAGTCTGGGCGCCATGGCATGCGTGCTTTACGGCGGGGAACTGCTGAGGCTGTTGACGCCCTAA
- a CDS encoding metal ABC transporter solute-binding protein, Zn/Mn family, which produces MKRILTCFLLLTVLLASTLAQAEAVEVFVSIVPQKYFVERIAGDLAEVSVMVLPGASPHIYEPKPRQLASLQSARAYFTIGDSFEQAWMPRLKAANPNLLLVATDNGVPKIPMAAHPQGEEHGQEANQADDAEHDHGGLDPHIWLSPKLVKIQAANILEGLKAVDPENAATYEANYQTFLSELDALDARIRAILAPARSKEFLVFHPSWGYFAQNYGLVQVPIEIEGKEPKPEELVELAGFASKHRIRVIFVQPQFSRATANVVAREIKAELIVADPLAGNWDRNLIQVAEKLRLTLQ; this is translated from the coding sequence ATGAAACGGATTCTGACCTGCTTCCTGCTGCTGACCGTCCTGCTTGCCTCGACCTTGGCCCAGGCCGAGGCCGTCGAGGTCTTCGTGAGCATAGTGCCCCAAAAGTACTTCGTGGAGCGCATAGCCGGCGACTTGGCCGAGGTTTCGGTCATGGTCCTGCCGGGCGCGAGTCCGCACATCTATGAACCAAAGCCCAGGCAACTGGCCTCGCTGCAGAGCGCCCGAGCCTACTTCACCATAGGCGACAGTTTCGAGCAGGCCTGGATGCCCAGACTCAAGGCCGCCAACCCCAATCTGCTCCTGGTGGCTACCGACAACGGTGTGCCGAAGATCCCCATGGCTGCCCACCCCCAAGGCGAGGAGCATGGGCAAGAAGCAAATCAAGCTGATGACGCAGAGCATGACCATGGCGGCCTGGACCCGCACATCTGGCTCTCGCCCAAGCTGGTCAAGATCCAGGCGGCCAATATCCTGGAAGGGCTCAAAGCCGTCGATCCCGAGAACGCCGCGACCTATGAAGCCAACTACCAAACCTTTCTGAGCGAGTTGGACGCCCTGGACGCACGCATCCGCGCCATCCTGGCGCCTGCGCGGAGCAAGGAATTTCTGGTTTTCCACCCTTCCTGGGGCTATTTCGCCCAGAATTACGGGCTTGTACAGGTGCCGATCGAGATCGAGGGCAAGGAGCCCAAGCCCGAAGAACTCGTAGAGCTGGCCGGCTTCGCCTCCAAACACCGCATCCGGGTCATATTCGTGCAGCCTCAATTCTCGCGCGCTACGGCCAATGTCGTGGCCAGGGAGATCAAGGCCGAACTAATCGTGGCCGACCCTCTGGCAGGCAATTGGGACCGGAACCTGATACAGGTCGCGGAGAAGCTCAGGCTGACCCTGCAGTAA
- a CDS encoding B12-binding domain-containing radical SAM protein, which yields MNILLVNPSYPDTFWSFKHVLRFVSRKAAFPPLGLLTVAAMLPGGWDKRLVDLNVEELTDEHIAWADMVFIGAMLVQKEGAQEVIQRCKEAGKRIVAGGPAFTSSPHLFPGVDHLVLNEAEVTLPLFIRDLAAGEPKPVYTSDEKPDITRTPVPMWSLMKLKNYATMSVQFSRGCPFNCEFCDIIIMNGRMPRTKTPDQMLRELTSLRAAGWRGSVFIVDDNFIGNKDKVKEFLRALIAWQKEHRYPFKFLTEASLNLAQDEQLMTLMSMANFHKVFLGIESPSPESLKECSKHQNTVLDLSKAVDSIHAHGLQVMAGFIVGFDSDTDKIFDIQMDFIQKVGVVTAMVGVLTALPGTRLWHRLKAENRLLCDTSGENTDGSLNFIPKMGADTLLQGYRDLVNSLYSPNIYYKRINMFLSKYKPTARGRPTLSDMAAFMRSLWLIGMRSRARRHYWRLIFKTGFTRFRSLPTAVDLAIQGLHFEKCARKMQQSENVAC from the coding sequence ATGAACATTCTGCTCGTGAATCCCAGCTATCCGGACACCTTCTGGAGCTTCAAGCACGTTTTGCGCTTCGTCTCCAGAAAGGCAGCATTCCCGCCGCTCGGCCTGCTGACGGTGGCGGCCATGCTGCCTGGAGGCTGGGACAAGCGTCTCGTGGACCTCAACGTGGAGGAGCTCACGGACGAGCACATCGCCTGGGCCGACATGGTCTTCATCGGCGCCATGCTCGTGCAGAAGGAAGGAGCGCAGGAGGTTATCCAACGCTGCAAGGAGGCAGGCAAGCGCATCGTTGCCGGCGGGCCGGCTTTCACCTCATCGCCGCACCTCTTCCCCGGCGTGGACCACCTGGTGCTCAACGAGGCCGAAGTCACCCTGCCCCTGTTCATCCGCGACCTGGCCGCGGGCGAGCCCAAGCCGGTCTACACCTCGGATGAGAAGCCGGACATCACCAGGACCCCTGTGCCCATGTGGTCGCTCATGAAGCTCAAGAACTACGCGACCATGTCCGTGCAGTTCTCGCGCGGATGCCCCTTCAACTGCGAATTCTGCGACATCATCATCATGAACGGCCGAATGCCGCGCACGAAGACGCCGGACCAGATGCTGCGCGAGCTGACCTCGCTCAGGGCCGCCGGCTGGCGCGGGTCGGTGTTCATCGTGGACGACAACTTCATCGGCAACAAAGACAAGGTCAAGGAGTTCCTGCGCGCGCTCATCGCCTGGCAGAAGGAGCACCGCTACCCCTTCAAGTTCCTCACCGAGGCCAGCCTGAACCTGGCCCAGGACGAGCAGCTCATGACGCTCATGAGCATGGCCAACTTCCACAAGGTCTTCCTGGGCATCGAGAGCCCTTCGCCCGAGAGCCTCAAGGAATGCAGCAAGCACCAGAACACCGTCCTCGACCTGTCCAAGGCTGTTGACTCCATCCATGCCCACGGCTTGCAGGTCATGGCCGGCTTCATCGTGGGATTTGACAGCGACACGGACAAGATCTTCGATATCCAGATGGACTTCATCCAGAAGGTCGGCGTGGTCACGGCCATGGTCGGCGTGCTAACGGCCCTGCCGGGCACGCGCCTGTGGCACAGGCTCAAGGCCGAGAACCGGCTGCTGTGCGACACGAGCGGCGAGAACACTGACGGTTCGCTCAACTTCATTCCCAAAATGGGTGCGGACACGCTCCTGCAGGGCTACAGGGATCTCGTGAACTCCCTATATAGCCCGAATATCTACTACAAGCGCATCAACATGTTCCTGAGCAAGTACAAACCTACCGCGCGCGGCCGGCCGACTCTGTCGGACATGGCCGCATTCATGCGTAGTCTGTGGCTCATCGGCATGCGCTCGCGCGCCAGGCGGCACTATTGGCGGCTAATATTCAAAACCGGCTTCACGCGATTCAGATCGCTGCCCACTGCCGTGGATCTGGCAATCCAGGGATTGCACTTCGAAAAGTGCGCGCGCAAAATGCAGCAGTCCGAGAATGTCGCCTGTTAA
- a CDS encoding M4 family metallopeptidase codes for MSLPVTNSHPLMRILMLALMLLTCAGLTDARADASELDSGDGGILISPAGTPRRIMVNLGDRGPQAYPERFRTAPDKEADLAAAMEFLLSREEILGLQDSARELALQAYTTDELGRRQLRFAQRYKGLPVWPAEILVHVDPVGRVDLMEGAYIPTPLGLRTAPLVKADAAESKARDVLDGVAGESALALLEGKPELIVYMGGGSQPRLAWKVILNRSVASRWLILVDAMTRQALLAYDTVMEDNPSGSGQDLLGETVPLNVWEDEGLYYLLDTSKPMFRGIEEYMESGAIPVHDFAGQDPLLGFNPRLVESASPDSGWLPDGVSAAYNLSETYDYYFERHGRDSIDDQGMSVRAYVRVGGSILSNACWNPGLESFFFGAGQRAVAGLDVVAHEFTHGVVDYASSLLYYGESGALHEAWADIFGCAVEARTMGATDWVGGTVFSERFQRSLADPASREIVPGRPYPSHVDEMVTPDDPLLGEDYAADNGAVHWNCTVVSHAFYLLAEGQDDAIGIEDTEEIFFRAVTRHMPPASRFLDARLACLASAEEIFGSNSAQVRATEAAFAAVGIVEPQPSPPSDFSDDAMVCLLLATEQGQDAVWSLGRLDPARDDDPQGERISRTPAALAPPAVSNDGSLAAFVSADHDACTVDMDSLEENCLGLEGEVASVALSPDGSLMAYVPLTEAGELADHFVLHDVATGEEVPVLFVDEAGNSVFLAVNSVDFATDVHTLAFDVLAPIEEEDGTRTAAWVVIVANLESMQAYALAAQDTPLASPAMGNQSLEHISLEVLTGLDGPEAQSLVSAGDLSLLNFAPVAQTAPLAVPSFNSDDSAVLYSAPDSGAQAPAIWRVPMDMANLRTLGDPEMILANALYAEAYASGSTADGAQSETGDANLRLPAAPMQFDMRTVDVRSFGLGDQ; via the coding sequence ATGTCATTGCCGGTTACGAACAGTCACCCGCTGATGCGTATCCTCATGCTTGCCCTGATGCTGTTGACCTGTGCAGGGCTGACGGATGCACGAGCCGACGCATCGGAACTGGATTCGGGCGATGGCGGAATTCTCATTTCGCCTGCCGGGACGCCCAGGCGCATCATGGTCAACCTGGGCGACCGGGGACCCCAGGCCTATCCCGAGCGATTCCGAACCGCGCCCGATAAGGAGGCCGACCTTGCCGCGGCCATGGAGTTCCTGCTGTCCCGCGAGGAGATCCTCGGCTTGCAGGACTCGGCCAGGGAACTCGCCTTACAGGCCTACACGACTGACGAACTGGGCCGCCGTCAACTCCGTTTCGCCCAGCGCTACAAAGGCCTGCCGGTCTGGCCCGCCGAGATCCTGGTGCACGTGGACCCGGTAGGCCGCGTCGATCTCATGGAGGGCGCATACATTCCGACTCCGCTGGGGCTGCGCACGGCACCGCTCGTGAAGGCTGACGCCGCCGAAAGCAAGGCCCGCGATGTCCTGGACGGAGTTGCTGGCGAGAGCGCCTTGGCGCTCCTGGAAGGCAAGCCGGAGCTCATCGTATACATGGGCGGCGGCTCGCAGCCCCGGTTGGCCTGGAAGGTGATCCTGAACCGCTCCGTCGCCTCGCGCTGGCTGATTCTCGTGGATGCCATGACGCGGCAGGCTCTACTGGCCTACGACACGGTCATGGAGGACAACCCTTCGGGCTCGGGCCAGGACCTGCTGGGCGAGACGGTGCCCCTCAACGTGTGGGAGGACGAAGGGCTTTACTATCTCCTGGACACGAGCAAGCCCATGTTCCGGGGCATTGAGGAGTACATGGAATCCGGGGCCATCCCGGTGCATGACTTCGCGGGGCAAGATCCGCTTCTTGGCTTCAATCCCCGTCTGGTCGAGTCCGCAAGCCCCGATTCGGGCTGGCTGCCGGATGGAGTGAGCGCGGCCTACAATCTTTCCGAAACCTACGACTATTACTTCGAGCGTCACGGTCGGGATTCCATTGATGATCAGGGCATGTCCGTGCGGGCATACGTGCGCGTGGGCGGTTCGATTCTCAGCAACGCCTGCTGGAATCCTGGATTGGAGTCGTTCTTCTTCGGCGCGGGACAACGGGCCGTGGCCGGCCTGGACGTGGTCGCCCACGAGTTCACGCACGGCGTGGTCGATTACGCCTCAAGCCTTCTGTACTACGGGGAGTCCGGAGCCCTGCACGAGGCTTGGGCGGATATTTTCGGGTGCGCCGTGGAAGCCAGAACCATGGGCGCCACGGACTGGGTCGGCGGCACCGTCTTTTCGGAAAGATTCCAACGTAGCCTAGCCGACCCCGCCTCCAGGGAAATCGTCCCCGGACGTCCTTATCCCTCCCATGTAGACGAGATGGTCACCCCGGACGATCCGCTCCTGGGTGAGGATTATGCGGCGGATAATGGGGCCGTGCACTGGAACTGCACGGTTGTCTCGCATGCATTCTACCTTCTGGCCGAAGGCCAGGACGACGCCATCGGCATTGAGGACACGGAGGAGATCTTCTTCCGCGCCGTGACCAGGCACATGCCGCCGGCTTCGCGATTCCTCGACGCCCGCCTGGCCTGCCTGGCCTCGGCCGAGGAAATCTTCGGCTCGAATTCGGCCCAGGTGCGCGCCACGGAGGCTGCCTTTGCCGCCGTGGGCATAGTCGAGCCGCAGCCATCGCCCCCGTCCGATTTCTCAGATGACGCCATGGTCTGCCTCCTGCTCGCCACGGAACAAGGGCAGGATGCCGTCTGGTCTCTCGGCCGCCTTGATCCGGCCAGGGACGATGATCCGCAGGGCGAGCGCATTTCCCGGACGCCGGCGGCCCTGGCTCCTCCGGCGGTGAGCAACGACGGCTCGCTGGCGGCTTTCGTGAGCGCGGACCACGACGCCTGCACGGTCGACATGGACAGCCTGGAGGAGAACTGTCTCGGTCTGGAAGGTGAGGTGGCCAGCGTCGCTTTGTCACCGGACGGCAGCCTGATGGCCTATGTGCCCCTGACCGAAGCCGGGGAGCTGGCCGACCACTTTGTGCTTCACGATGTGGCGACCGGCGAGGAGGTCCCGGTTCTCTTCGTTGATGAAGCGGGTAATAGCGTCTTCCTGGCCGTGAATTCGGTCGATTTCGCAACCGACGTGCATACCTTGGCATTCGATGTCTTGGCCCCAATAGAGGAAGAAGACGGAACAAGGACTGCCGCATGGGTGGTAATCGTCGCGAACCTCGAATCCATGCAGGCTTATGCGCTTGCCGCGCAGGATACGCCGTTGGCCAGCCCGGCCATGGGCAACCAGAGCCTGGAGCACATCAGCCTGGAGGTCCTGACCGGGTTGGATGGACCGGAAGCCCAGTCCCTCGTGTCTGCCGGTGATCTGTCGTTGTTGAACTTCGCGCCTGTTGCGCAAACAGCGCCGCTTGCCGTCCCAAGCTTCAACAGCGACGACAGCGCAGTACTGTACAGCGCGCCAGATTCGGGAGCGCAGGCGCCCGCCATCTGGAGAGTTCCGATGGACATGGCCAACCTGCGGACTCTTGGCGATCCTGAAATGATCCTGGCCAATGCGCTCTACGCCGAGGCCTATGCGTCCGGGAGCACCGCTGACGGCGCGCAGTCCGAGACCGGCGACGCCAACTTGCGGCTTCCGGCTGCTCCAATGCAATTCGATATGCGGACCGTGGACGTGCGGAGCTTCGGCCTGGGTGACCAGTAG
- a CDS encoding PAS domain S-box protein: MHVVGPPDVSCLHSESEARYRTLFRAVSDSLFVVRQRDGRILDVNEAAVAQYGYSREEFLEMHNVDVSVEPVKTAEATLQVRNHIPLRYHRRKDGTVFPVEITAKTAQLNAETLIVSSTRDISERQRMEDALRDSEQRFHAFMDTIPAPAWITDEQHRYLYINKPTMEQMGGRREDYLGRSTWDVFPIGAQLNSYMEHARRAMQAGHPLREEADYPLTDGSLRRWVRYIFPIHTADGHRLIGGVAFDISERKRTEDALRTSEEKLRSIFENSSLGIFRSTPQGRFLEANPATASILGYSSPEEFIREVKDIGSQVYVNPEQRDAIMRMLLEERRQHVTTEIQVRHKSGSILTLRINMHPVWDENGRPRYLEGFVEDMTERVRMERELRTAKSAAEAANLAKSDFLATMSHEIRTPMNGILGMVEVAMRQESSPAVAQSLRLVRQSARALLDIIGDILDFSRIEAGKMERKEQRFLLRELLRPTLDLLAQTAVDKGLRLSKHLARDVPEALLGDAASLRQVLVNLLGNAIKFTHEGEVALDVDLAEPSAKDSGYVRLRFTVSDSGIGIPEDKLQTIFEPFGQLDGASYAGTGLGLSISAKLVALLGGRLEVRSTPGKGSRFSFDAEFSLDKEARECAQEERGPIIDRPLRILVAEDNAISRLVAEELLRNMGHQVLAVIDGRQAVEALSRERFDLVLMDVRMPGLDGLEATRIIRHAPPPGVDPKVPIVALTAQAMAGDRERLLEAGMNDYLPKPFDPVVLEAVLERVSRTGRKEQDCQAPDPAV; this comes from the coding sequence ATGCATGTTGTTGGACCTCCTGATGTCTCGTGTTTGCACAGCGAGAGCGAGGCCAGATATCGCACCCTCTTCCGGGCTGTCTCGGATTCATTGTTCGTAGTGCGACAACGGGACGGCCGCATCCTGGATGTCAACGAGGCAGCCGTTGCCCAATACGGCTACAGTCGGGAAGAATTTCTCGAAATGCATAACGTGGATGTTTCGGTCGAGCCGGTAAAGACGGCCGAGGCGACGCTGCAGGTTCGGAATCACATTCCTTTGCGCTACCATCGCAGGAAGGACGGCACGGTCTTCCCCGTGGAGATTACCGCCAAGACTGCCCAGCTTAACGCTGAAACCTTGATCGTGTCTTCCACGCGCGACATCAGCGAGCGCCAGCGTATGGAAGATGCCCTGCGCGACAGCGAGCAGCGCTTCCACGCCTTCATGGATACAATCCCGGCTCCGGCTTGGATAACGGACGAGCAGCATCGCTACTTATACATCAACAAACCCACAATGGAGCAGATGGGCGGCAGGCGGGAAGACTACCTGGGCAGGTCGACCTGGGACGTATTTCCCATAGGAGCACAACTTAACTCCTATATGGAGCATGCACGCAGGGCAATGCAGGCTGGACACCCCCTGCGGGAGGAGGCGGATTATCCGCTCACGGATGGCAGCCTGCGCCGCTGGGTGCGCTACATCTTCCCCATTCATACCGCCGACGGCCATAGGCTCATCGGCGGCGTAGCCTTCGACATCTCCGAGCGCAAACGCACGGAGGACGCCCTGCGCACCTCCGAAGAAAAATTGCGCAGCATCTTTGAGAACTCCTCCCTGGGCATCTTTCGCAGCACTCCCCAGGGCCGCTTCCTGGAAGCAAATCCCGCCACGGCCAGCATTCTCGGCTATTCCTCGCCCGAAGAATTCATACGCGAGGTAAAGGACATCGGCAGCCAAGTTTACGTCAATCCCGAACAGCGGGACGCCATCATGCGCATGCTGCTCGAAGAGCGCCGACAGCATGTCACGACCGAAATCCAAGTCAGGCACAAAAGCGGAAGCATCCTGACCCTGCGCATAAACATGCACCCCGTGTGGGACGAAAACGGCCGGCCGCGCTACCTGGAAGGCTTCGTGGAGGACATGACCGAGCGGGTGCGCATGGAGCGGGAGCTCCGGACCGCTAAGAGCGCAGCCGAGGCCGCCAACCTGGCCAAAAGCGATTTCCTGGCCACCATGAGCCACGAGATACGCACGCCCATGAACGGCATCCTGGGCATGGTCGAGGTGGCCATGCGCCAGGAGTCATCGCCGGCCGTCGCCCAAAGCCTGCGGTTGGTGCGTCAGTCGGCCAGGGCTTTGCTGGACATCATCGGCGACATCCTGGACTTCTCCAGGATCGAGGCCGGCAAGATGGAGCGCAAGGAACAACGCTTCCTATTACGCGAACTGCTGCGCCCCACCCTTGACCTCCTGGCCCAAACCGCCGTTGACAAGGGCCTGCGGCTGAGCAAGCACCTCGCCCGGGATGTGCCCGAGGCTCTGCTGGGCGACGCGGCTTCCCTGCGCCAGGTGCTCGTCAACCTCCTGGGCAACGCGATCAAGTTCACGCACGAGGGCGAGGTGGCTTTGGATGTGGATTTGGCGGAGCCCTCCGCCAAGGACAGCGGATACGTGCGGCTGCGCTTCACGGTCAGCGACTCCGGCATCGGCATCCCGGAAGACAAGCTGCAGACCATCTTCGAGCCGTTCGGCCAGCTGGACGGCGCGAGCTACGCGGGAACCGGCCTGGGTTTGTCCATCTCCGCCAAGCTGGTGGCCCTGCTGGGCGGCAGGCTGGAGGTGCGGAGCACGCCCGGCAAGGGCAGTCGATTTTCCTTCGACGCCGAATTCAGTCTGGATAAGGAAGCACGGGAATGCGCCCAAGAAGAGCGCGGTCCAATAATCGACAGGCCGCTGCGCATTCTGGTAGCCGAAGACAACGCCATCAGCAGGCTGGTGGCCGAGGAGCTGCTGCGCAACATGGGCCACCAGGTGCTGGCCGTGATTGACGGCAGGCAAGCCGTTGAGGCCCTGTCCCGCGAGCGTTTCGATCTGGTGCTCATGGATGTGCGCATGCCGGGCCTGGACGGCCTGGAGGCCACGCGCATCATCCGCCACGCGCCTCCACCCGGCGTGGACCCAAAGGTGCCCATTGTGGCCCTTACAGCGCAGGCCATGGCGGGTGATCGCGAACGACTCCTGGAAGCCGGCATGAATGACTACCTGCCCAAGCCCTTTGATCCCGTTGTGCTGGAAGCGGTGCTGGAGCGAGTGAGCCGCACAGGCCGAAAGGAGCAGGACTGCCAAGCGCCCGACCCTGCTGTTTGA